A window of Gammaproteobacteria bacterium genomic DNA:
CGTTTTTAAACTTTTCACTGTATTTTAAGTCTACGATAGAAAAGTTTTGTTCGTTTTAACAAAGCTCAAATGATCAATCTGGATACCAGTACAACAAGATCTTTCTTTTCCTACCAGACAGATCAGACTCAAGCCTATCTTTAATATTGTCGATTGTCAACAATCAGCAATATTAATACGATAGCCCTCCTCTTTCGTACTCAAGCCCATGCCATCTCACCATAACCCATTGACCTAATTGAAAATAACTTATTATTGTTGTTACCTATTGTTAACTATTTACAATCTACTGCGTGATGATACACTGGCTTCACATTATTCAGGATGTCTTAATGACTTTAGAGATCGGCTAGTGAAAATTCAACTTCATGATAATTTAAGTGTTCAAGCCAGCAAATGGATTGCTGATAAAATCATTCAGGGTGATTTCGCTCCCGGCAGTCGCATCATGGAAGAAAAAATCGCAGAAGAACTTGGTATCAGTCGCGGGCCTGTACGCGAGGCCTTGTTAATTTTACAAAAACAACGACTCATTACGTTATTACCTCGAAGAGGTGCGATTGTAAAAAAAATTACAGCTTCTGAGATAACCGAATTGTATGATGTCATCAGTATCCTCTATACATTACTCGGTCAAGAAGTTGCAGCACGATGGAAAGATTCAACTCTTGAACCTTTAAGAGATATTTTACTCTCGATGAAACATAATGCAGAAAAAGGTAAACATCTCCCCTATTTTAAAGAAACCATTGAGTTTATTCGAGCGAGCTTTTCTATCGCAAAAAATAACTTACTAGAAGAGTTAATTGAAGATCTCATTCCGAGCGTGTATAGAATTCAGTACCCTTCAATATCGGAACGAAAAACAGATCTGATGAAACACTGGAAAAACTACGAGATAATTTTCAAAGCGATTGAAAAAAGAAATAGCGAAAAAATTGCTGAAATCATTGCCCTTCATAATCAGCAAGAACAAAAGTCAGCCTTATCATGCAAAGCGTGGAGCACACTCTCTTGAATTTTTTATAAGGATCCATTCACAATGAAACGAATTATCATTCTATTACTGAGTTTATATATTGTCACTGCGCAAGCAAAAGAATGCGATGATTGCTCTCTTAAAAATATTATTCCTGGACAATACACTGTTATTGGGCGCCTGCCCGATTCCGAACGCACATATTCAAGCCAAATTGAAATTAAAGCATTGAAGAATAAAACGTTTAGTGCGATTGAAAAAGTGAACGCTAAAATGATACGAAGATGGGATGGGCAATTTAAGCATGCTTCACCTGGCGAAGGATATGTCCTTCACTTGAAAGGTCAACAGGGTGAATTAGCCTGTTTAGTTTCAGCAGATTTGGATAACTATGCACGCATGACCTGCTTATGGAAAAAAAATAATCAACAATCCAATAAACTTGGATTAGTGGCACTGTTTCCGAAAATAGATCAATAATGGTACTGAACAATGAATTTTCGTAGCGAATCGACTGAAAAATTAAAAAAGACTTTAATGCGTGTTGCGGAAGACCCATCAAGCCTTGATAGCATTGAATGGTTATTACACCTAATACCTCGAGACCTCACTAACGCTTTGTATATTCAGTCACATACTAATTACAAACGTAATTTCGAGAAACTTGGTGGTATAAGCTGGTATTTTACTGCGGCTTTTGATGAGAGTTATGAAGCTGATGGCTATGACGTCAATACAGACGAAATTGTTCCAGTTCTAGATACCATTATTACGGACTCTGAAGAATGGGCGCCAAGCTCTCAATTTAGTGAGCACTTAAAGTCTACTACTCCTACCAGATCTAATCATCGTACTGAGAGACTACCTTCAGAGATAGAGCTGACTCTAGATTCTCTTGAATCATATCCAGCATCTAATATTGATCTCATTCATGAATCCGTAAGAAAAGAAATCGAGCACAGCGAAACCCTAGATCGTATTATCATCTTTTTTGGACTTCCATCACGCAAAGTTAAAACTGAAATACACTATAATTCCGAATATGAATATCACTCAACCTATTTTAATGATAAAGAAATAGAAACATTCTATACTATCTGGCCATCACAACTTCTAAAAAATATGATCGGTGGATGGGACTCTCCTTCAGTGATTTCAACCGATAAACAAATTTTACAATGGATTTTACTATGTGTAAAAATCCCACTCATACTTCCTATTAAGTTACTAACCTTACTGCCCAAAATTTTTCTTAATTGCAATAAACTCTTTAGCGAATTTTTTCCCTTAGTCGCCAAACGATTTAGCGCTCACGCTTTTGCGTGGATGTTTCTCAAATTTTTGGATACTAAATATCATAAATTTATTGGAAGCTCCAAACCGAGCAAGACAACAAACGGGCTGTACTACTTATACAAATTTTTGATGGTAATTGGAATCAACTCTATAGTATTTGCTTATTTTGTTTTTAGAAGCACCGCTATCATCGGACGAGCGATCACTTCGCCATTAAAAAGCGTGAAAATGGCGTTTCGTTATGGTCGAATGTTGCAAATCTCTGTATTCGGGCAACCTACGACATTTATCATCAGTCTATTAATGGGTACCATCGGATTATGCCTTAGTTTATCGATCACAATTACCGCATGGTCCATTATTTTCCCCCTTATTTTTGGGGCTTTATCTGCATACTCCATTGATATTGCTCGGTTAATGCTTGTTGTTGTGGCAAAATTGACTAGCGTACTGAATTCATTCTCACTGGGCCATGCATTAATAGTGTTAATACAAAGTACCTACGCTACATTAGGTCAATTCCTTTTAGTAACGTTTGGATCAGTTATTTCAAATGCGGCCACTTATTTATTCGGCGTTAAACTGTCTACTAGCTTTATCATTCAGTTTAGTTTCATTGGAGCTATCTCAGCTTTTATCGCACCAGCTCTAAGTCAAGTTGCTGATGGACTGAGCAATCTTTGGGTTACTTGGAAGGGAAGAGGGCTCTTCACAAATCTCGTAGAATTTTTTCAGCGAGAAATTGAAACCACTAAGATTGATGATAATTCCACATTGCAGCAATCCCCTACCTCACCCAAAAAACAGCAAGAGATTAAAAAAGATACAATATCAACTGGAAACCATCAGTATTCACAAGATGAATCTTCTGAGCCCTCGGATTTCGGTGTCCCATCACAAAAGGTTGTTGAATTCACTCAATCAACTCGACGTGCGATTATGAGCTCTGAAGATGATTCACTAGGATTTAAGCTTCTTGAGGAGCTTGCAAGTAAAGGGCGGGGAGATGACTCATCAGATAGCAGCTCACATCCTCCTC
This region includes:
- a CDS encoding GntR family transcriptional regulator, which encodes MKIQLHDNLSVQASKWIADKIIQGDFAPGSRIMEEKIAEELGISRGPVREALLILQKQRLITLLPRRGAIVKKITASEITELYDVISILYTLLGQEVAARWKDSTLEPLRDILLSMKHNAEKGKHLPYFKETIEFIRASFSIAKNNLLEELIEDLIPSVYRIQYPSISERKTDLMKHWKNYEIIFKAIEKRNSEKIAEIIALHNQQEQKSALSCKAWSTLS